From a single Lolium rigidum isolate FL_2022 chromosome 7, APGP_CSIRO_Lrig_0.1, whole genome shotgun sequence genomic region:
- the LOC124674490 gene encoding senescence-specific cysteine protease SAG39-like produces MARFSMGFLVALALCACMLSALAARDLNDDSSTIARHEQWMAKYGRVYSDAAEKARRLEVFKANVEFIESVNAGNDKFWLEANQFADMTNDEFRATYTGYKLPVDGSKGQKMTGFRYANVSLDALPTSVDWRTKGAVTPVKDQGQCGCCWAFSTVASMEGIVQLSTGKLISLSEQELVDCDTSDNGCGGGLMDNAFEFIVQNGGLTTETNYPYTGTDGSCNSNRASSSAASIKGHEDVPANDEASLQKAVAAQPVSVALDGGDDLFRFYKGGVLSGDCGTDLDHGVAAVGYGVADDGKKFWVIKNSWGTSWGEDGYIRMERDIADKQGLCGLAMQPSYPTA; encoded by the exons ATGGCTAGATTCTCAATGGGTTTCCTTGTCGCCCTCGCCTTGTGTGCCTGCATGCTTAGCGCTCTAGCGGCACGGGACCTCAACGACGATAGCTCCACAATCGCGAGGCACGAGCAATGGATGGCCAAGTACGGGCGTGTGTACAGCGATGCAGCCGAGAAAGCACGACGGCTAGAGGTGTTCAAAGCCAACGTGGAGTTCATAGAGTCGGTGAATGCTGGGAACGACAAGTTCTGGCTTGAGGCCAACCAGTTCGCAGATATGACCAACGATGAATTCAGGGCTACTTATACAGGGTATAAACTTCCGGTGGATGGTAGCAAGGGCCAGAAGATGACCGGCTTTAGGTACGCGAATGTCAGCCTCGACGCTCTCCCAACTTCCGTGGACTGGAGAACCAAAGGCGCTGTCACTCCCGTCAAGgatcaaggccaatgtg GGTGCTGTTGGGCGTTCTCCACAGTTGCCTCCATGGAGGGCATTGTGCAGCTCAGCACCGGCAAACTGATCTCTCTGTCAGAGCAGGAGCTCGTGGACTGCGACACCTCGGACAATGGCTGTGGCGGCGGGCTCATGGACAATGCCTTTGAGTTCATCGTCCAGAATGGCGGCCTCACCACCGAGACCAACTACCCCTACACCGGCACAGATGGCTCCTGCAACTCCAATAGGGCATCCAGCTCCGCCGCATCAATCAAGGGGCATGAGGACGTGCCGGCCAACGACGAGGCATCTCTACAGAAGGCGGTGGCAGCACAGCCTGTGTCCGTGGCACTTGATGGAGGGGACGACCTCTTCCGGTTCTACAAGGGTGGTGTGTTATCTGGCGACTGCGGAACGGACCTCGATCACGGTGTTGCTGCAGTCGGGTACGGTGTGGCTGACGATGGGAAAAAGTTCTGGGTGATCAAAAACTCGTGGGGCACGTCATGGGGTGAGGATGGTTATATCAGAATGGAGAGGGACATCGCCGACAAGCAAGGTCTCTGCGGTCTGGCCATGCAGCCCTCATACCCGACGGCATAG